The Vanessa tameamea isolate UH-Manoa-2023 chromosome 2, ilVanTame1 primary haplotype, whole genome shotgun sequence genome has a segment encoding these proteins:
- the LOC113398212 gene encoding solute carrier family 12 member 8, translating to MDPSNRVRGADLDVDSFRSDEPGYDRARMRRQSGGFVDLGNESQYGTGGHQASSANEIFADVQGDVPWWKSNFFISQPVLFGTWDGVFTSCLINIFGVIVFLRSGWMVGQAGLVNAVLIVLFTVFVALISVLSAVGICERCRIESGGVYFILAHTLGSRLGGALGMVYCFGQAVGCALNVFGFGESMADLVGTDNTWAARGFAVAAVLLLGTINIAGVKWVIKLQFLLLLIILVAAVDFFVGSFTSVPDAEFKGWLSSGTMANNTWTNYQDNYTWFKCFGVFFPTITGILAGINMSGDLKNPSVNIPNGSLAAIGTGTFLYLMFIITLAATVTRDALLKNFSITADISAVTILLLAGLYVSSMSSCLGAMYGTPRVLQSIANEKVIPGLEVLGHGRGPNKVPIYSMVVVAVVTVTFIIIGDINKLAPIVTMPFLITYASIDYSYFALAQTFDLQHKREMRFQGPTQRDMQVYGATGSDLDLLFPERIRHKNVGDFTPSPTDSAIMNGRISNGEVRRPSVSVHSKNKNWYSHLCNRWLSLLGVAIKLLLMVLVHWMYALGCLSILWLIWLYIGAANPAVKPGRASEFRFFHWLKIAFLQAIGKRPLEYEQLVVTPVHGDIAVEQERLNDDNEDFASRRRYHQSTALQSHLVSVDT from the exons atGGATCCATCTAATCGAGTACGAGGAGCTGACTTAGACGTAGATAGTTTTAGGAGTGATGAACCAGGGTACGACAGAGCTCGAATGCGAAGACAATCAGGTGGATTCGTAGACTTGGGAAATGAATCACAATATGGTACAGGCGGACATCAAGCTTCTAGTGCCAATGAAATTTTCGCAGATGTACAG ggtGATGTGCCTTGGTGGAAATCTAATTTCTTCATATCACAGCCGGTTCTTTTTGGTACATGGGATGGAGTGTTTACATcatgtcttataaatattttcggaGTCATTGTATTCTTGCGATCGGGTTGGATGGTTGGACAAGCTGGCTTGGTGAATGCAGTACTTATAGTTTTGTTTACag TATTTGTAGCCCTGATCTCTGTGTTATCTGCCGTGGGTATATGTGAACGGTGTAGAATAGAAAGTGGTGGAGTGTATTTTATACTGGCTCATACATTGGGCTCCAGACTTGGAGGTGCATTAGGAATGGTATATTGTTTTGGCCag gCTGTAGGATGTGCTTTAAATGTTTTTGGATTTGGTGAATCAATGGCAGATCTAGTTGGCACAGACAACACATGGGCGGCCCGAGGTTTTGCTGTTGCTGCTGTTCTTCTGCTAGGCACAATTAATATTGCAGGTGTGAAGTGGGTGATAAAACTTCAATTTCTTCTACTTTTGATAATTTTGGTGGCTGCAGTGGACTTCTTTGTTGGATCTTTCACATCTGTACctg ATGCTGAATTTAAGGGATGGCTCAGTAGTGGCACAATGGCTAATAATACTTGGACAAACTATCAAGATAATTATACATGGTTTAAATGCTTTGGTGTTTTTTTCCCAACTATTACTGGTATACTAGCCGGTATCAACATGAGTGGAGACCTGAAAAATCCATCTGTTAACATACCAAATGGCTCCTTAGCCGCTATAGGAACAGG AACATTcctatatttaatgtttataataacattagcaGCAACAGTCACTCGAGATGCGCTACTTAAAAACTTCTCGATAACTGCAGATATCTCTGCCGTAACAATTTTACTCCTAGCAGGATTGTATGTCAGTTCAATGAGTTCCTGTCTCGGCGCTATGTATGGAACACCTAGAGTCTTACAAAGTATCGCTAACGAGAAAGTTATACCCGGTCTTGAGGTTCTTGGTCATGGG AGAGGTCCCAACAAAGTTCCTATTTATTCAATGGTTGTAGTAGCCGTAGTGACCGTTACATTTATCATCATCGGAGATATAAACAAGCTTGCACCAATCGTCACTATGCCTTTTCTTATAACATACGCTAGCATAGATTATTCTTATTTTGCTCTCGCCCAAACGTTTGATTTGCAACATAAACGAGAAATGag ATTCCAGGGCCCAACGCAAAGAGATATGCAGGTGTACGGAGCAACTGGTAGTGATTTGGATCTGTTATTCCCGGAAAGAATAAGGCATAAAAATGTTGGG GATTTTACTCCGTCTCCAACTGATTCAGCAATAATGAATGGGCGTATATCAAATGGCGAAGTTCGGCGACCGAGCGTGAGTGTGCAttcgaaaaacaaaaattggtATTCACACCTTTGCAATAGATGGTTGTCGCTTTTGGGG gtagcaataaaattgttattaatggtATTAGTTCATTGGATGTACGCGCTAGGTTGTTTGTCTATCTTATGGTTGATATGGCTGTACATTGGAGCCGCGAACCCAGCTGTCAAACCTGGTCGGGCTTCGGAATTCCGATTTTTCCATTGGCTTAAAATTGCATTCTTACAAGCTATTgg TAAGCGACCTTTGGAATATGAACAATTAGTGGTGACGCCCGTGCACGGAGACATCGCAGTGGAACAAGAGAGGTTAAACGATGACAACGAAGACTTCGCGTCCCGGCGGCGCTACCATCAGTCCACAGCGCTGCAGAGTCACCTCGTTAGCGTCGACACATAA
- the LOC113398230 gene encoding survival of motor neuron-related-splicing factor 30, whose product MADDLRNYKLQLQQVEAALLTDPENEELLKLKGDLEEVIELTRDLIKTQEGESKGHNIHSSSNDDDVAASLLAADDGVLGDKTIPRWHIGERCLAKWKTDGMFYEATIEEIGDNILKVKFDGYSTLEPVSVLDAKSLGTGTKRPLSGDESKPGKGYNREYLKKKKQKKQQRFKQIEEERETEKNKWLSFHSKASKKTGVRTKSIFASPDNLTGRVGIGTCGISGKPMTEYTPGEKWKKGG is encoded by the exons ATGGCTGatgatttaagaaattataaattgcaACTGCAGCAG gTCGAGGCGGCATTGCTGACGGATCCTgaaaatgaagaattattaaaactaaaaggaGATTTGGAAGAAGTAATTGAATTGACACGCGATCTAATAAAAACTCAAGAGGGTGAATCCAAAGGTCATAATATTCATAGTTCtagtaatgatgatgatgttgcaGCTTCCCTGCTGGCTGCTGATGATGGAGTATTAGGAGATAAGACAATACCaaggtggcacattggcgagaGATGTCTAGCCAAGTGGAAAACAGATGGCAT gttctATGAAGCAACTATAGAAGAAATAGGAGATAATATACTCAAAGTAAAGTTTGATGGGTATTCAACATTAGAACCTGTATCAGTTTTGGATGCGAAATCTTTGGGAACAGGAACAAAACGGCCGTTAAGTGGTGACGAAAGCAA accAGGGAAGGGATATaatagagaatatttaaaaaagaagaaacAAAAGAAGCAGCAGAGATTCAAGCAAATTGAAGAAGAAAGAGAAACTGAAAAAAACAAATGGCTCTCATTTCATTCAAAGGCATCAAAAAAGACAGGTGTTCGAACAAAGAGCATTTTTGCATCTCCAGACAACTTAACTGGTAGGGTTGGGATTGGGACATGCGGTATATCTGGCAAACCAATGACTGAATACACTCCAGGAGAAAAGTGGAAGAAAGGTGGAtag